The Thermoflexus sp. genome includes the window AGGGAAGATCGTTCTGGAAGATGAGGTCTCGTTCGTGCTGGGTCATGAAGAGCCTCCTCTGCCCGGGCTGGCGGAGCGGATCGCGGGCATGGCCTTAAATGAGAAGCGGCAGTTTGAGTTGCCCTGGCCGGGAGATGAATCCCGTGTGCTCCAGGTGGAGGCTGTCCTCACCGGGATTGCACGGTATTTTCTCCCGGATCTTGATGATGCCCTGGCCCAGACCATTGGCGAGTTCGAGACCCTTGAGGAATTGAAGGCGAAGATCCGTCAGGATCTCGCGGCCCACAAGCGCCGTCAATACGATGCGGAGTATGCCGAGCGCGCGCTGGAGGCGCTGGTGGATCAGGCGGAGGTGGAGTTCCCCCCGCAGATGCTGGAGGAGGAGATTAACGATCTGCTCGAGGATCTGGAGCGATCCCTCCGACGGAGGGGGAAGGATCTGGAGAGCTATCTGAAAGAGCGGAATCAGACGATGGAGGCGCTGCGGGAGGAGCTCCGGCCTCAGGCCGAGCGCCGGATTCGCCGGGGGCTGGTCCTCTACCAGCTGGCCCAGGAGGAAGGGCTCTCCGTCCCCGAAGAAGCGGTGGAACAGGAAGCCCAGGCCCTCCGCCAGCGGGTCCAGGCCTCTGAGGAGGCCTGGAAGAACCTGGAGGCGCAGGTCTCTGCAACGATTCGATCCCGGCTTCTGGCCCGCCGGGCGCTGGAGCGCCTGGTGGAGATCGTCCGGGGCGACGTGGAGGTCACGGCGGAAGCCGAGCTCACCAGTGAGGCGGAAGCCCCTGTGGTGGAGCGGGCCTCCACTTCGGGAGCCCCCAAATAGGCCGTGGGGTTGGGGCGGGCCAGGTCGCTTGGCAGGTCTGAGCCCCGCAGGGACGTTTGAGCAGCTCTTTGAGTTCCGTGCAGCGCGGGAAACTGAAAGGAGGCTGGTGATGGCCCGAGAGGGATGGCCGGAGATGCTGATTCCGATGGTGATCGAGAACACGGGGCGCGGCGAGCGCGTTTATGATATCTACTCGCTGCTCCTGAAGGAGCGGATCATCTTCCTGGGAACGCCGATCACGGATCAGGTGGCCAACCTGGTGGTTGCTCAGCTGCTCTATCTGGATCGGGAGGACCCGGAGGAGGAGATCCGGCTTTACATCAATTCGCCCGGTGGGTTGATCTATCCGGGCCTGGCGATCTACGACACGATGCAGCAAGTGCGCGCGCCGATCTCTACGATCGCCGTGGGCTGGACCGCCAGCATGGCCACTGTGCTCCTGGCGGCGGGGACGAAAGGTCGGCGCTTTGCCCTGCCGCATGCGACGATCCATATGCATCCGGCCGGCGGCGGCGCCCATGGCTATGCTCCCGATGTGGAGATCCAGTATAAAGAATTGATGCGCATGCAGAACCTGATCTTTGAGTTGCTGGCTCGCCATACCGGCCAGCCGGTGGAGCGCATCGCCGATGATTTCGACCGGGATTACTACATGTCGGCGGAAGAGGCCGTCAAATACGGGATCATCGACGAGGTGCTCAAGCCGCCGCCGCACAAGGAGCTCCCGCCGCTGCCGACCCAGGCGGTCGCCACCCCGGATGGCCGCAAGGAGTGAGGGATGCAACGCGCGCGCAGGGAGGCGCCTCGTTGCTCCTTCTGCCGACGGGATCCGGACGAAACGGGCCGGCTCCTCGCAGGCCCGGAGGGGGTTTACATCTGCGAGGGCTGCGTGGAGACGAGTTATCGCCTCCTCCGGGGAGAGGGCAGGGATGCCTGCCCCTCCCCGGGTTCCCCCCATCGCCTTCCTTCCCCGCGCGAGATCTACGCCTATCTGGATCAATATGTGGTAGGGCAGGATCGGGCCAAGCGGGTCCTTTCCGTGGCGGTTTACAACCACTATAAGCGGATCGCCAGTGGAGGACGATGGGAGGATGTGGAGATCGAGAAAAGCAACATCCTGCTCATTGGCCCCACCGGATGCGGCAAGACCCTGCTGGCCCGCACCCTCGCCCGTTTTC containing:
- a CDS encoding ATP-dependent Clp protease proteolytic subunit; this encodes MAREGWPEMLIPMVIENTGRGERVYDIYSLLLKERIIFLGTPITDQVANLVVAQLLYLDREDPEEEIRLYINSPGGLIYPGLAIYDTMQQVRAPISTIAVGWTASMATVLLAAGTKGRRFALPHATIHMHPAGGGAHGYAPDVEIQYKELMRMQNLIFELLARHTGQPVERIADDFDRDYYMSAEEAVKYGIIDEVLKPPPHKELPPLPTQAVATPDGRKE
- the tig gene encoding trigger factor — its product is MRITTETLPQRQVALTIEVDPERVEKAMRQVARRFAERYDIPGFRRGKAPYEIVVRTFGREVIFEEAVEVLSQEVYREALDQLGLDPYGPGQLERVDPEPLTFRVIVPLKPEVRLGDYRSMRLPYEPPEPTAEEVMEVLERLRRDHAIIEPLSEGVAEPGMMVTVALQARDAEGKIVLEDEVSFVLGHEEPPLPGLAERIAGMALNEKRQFELPWPGDESRVLQVEAVLTGIARYFLPDLDDALAQTIGEFETLEELKAKIRQDLAAHKRRQYDAEYAERALEALVDQAEVEFPPQMLEEEINDLLEDLERSLRRRGKDLESYLKERNQTMEALREELRPQAERRIRRGLVLYQLAQEEGLSVPEEAVEQEAQALRQRVQASEEAWKNLEAQVSATIRSRLLARRALERLVEIVRGDVEVTAEAELTSEAEAPVVERASTSGAPK